The genomic DNA GACCGCAGCATCGAGGTGGCACGCGCAGCAACCGCGGCGGGGATGCGGGTGCGGGGCTATCTGTCGATGGTCTTCGGGGACCCCTGGGAAGGCGCGGTCGATCCTGAGCGCGTCGCCACGGCTGCGCGTCGCCTCGTCGATGCCGGCTGCCTGACGATCTCGCTCGGCGATACCATCGGAACCGCGACTCCCGGTCATGTGACCGCTGTTCTTGATAGCCTGGTCGGCGCCGGGATTCCGATCGATCGGATCGCCCTGCACACCCACAACACCTATGGCCAGGCGCTTGCGAATGTCTACTCCGCGCTTCAAGCAGGTGTCAGTCAGTTCGACGCATCGGCAGGAGGGATCGGTGGCTGCCCCTTCGCCCGCACAGCTTCCGGAAACCTGGCCACCGAAGATCTCCTCTGGATGCTCCAGGGTCTGGGCATCTTCACCGGCGTCGACATCGACGCCGTGGCAACGGTCAGCCAGTGGCTGGGCGAGCAGCTCGGCATTCCGCTTCCGTCCGCAACATCATCGGCCGTCCTCGGCCGGTAGTTCCATCGTTCACGTTCCCGACAGCCGTCGGCCGACAGAAGGCAGGCAATGATGCCACAATTGCTCGAGGTGTGGAATGACACCGTCGACCCCAGACATCTCATCGGCGGTATCGCCATAGCCGTCGGGACAGCAGTCCCGGCCTACCTCATCGCCGATCATCTCTTCGCCGCCGGAGGCGATGAAGCGCTGGGTCACTCCTATGCTCTTCTCGTCGGCATCGTCGGCTGCATCGTCGGGGCCGTGATCTCCGGGTTTCTGTTCAAACCCAAGAGAGTGATCACCACCTCGGCGGCCGACACGCGCAACCGGCAGGAGATCATCGACGAGGTCGTCGAGGAATATGGGGACCTGGGCGACCCACGCGAGTTGCGTCCTGCTCTCCAGGAAGAAGTTCATGCTCTTGGACTCTTCGACGCGCTTGTCGAAAACCATGAGGCCCGCACCCAGGAGAAAGGCGGGAAGAAGTGAGCGCGGAACTCATTGAACCCATCCTGTGGGCAATTGGGATGGCGCTCCTAGCCGGAGTCCTCTTCACCGGTATCGGCCTGATCTCAGGCACCGACGAAACTGCGATTGTTGCGCCACTGGCGCTCCTGGTGATCCTGATCGGCGTTCCGCCCTCAGGCGTCATCGCGTTCTTCCTTGCGGCGATCATCGCCAAGCATATTTCCCACGCTGTGCCCACTACGCTTCTGGGCATACCAGGGGATACCACCGCCGTTCCTATGTTGCGCGAAGCTCAGCTTCTGCGCTCCCTGGGCGTCCCTCACATTGCCTTGCAGAAAGCGATCTCTGGCGGGGTGATATCGGTTGCGATAGCAGTACCGCTCTCAATTGTCTTTGCTCTCGTACTCACGCCATTCGCCGACGCGATCGGTGCCGCCGCTCCTTGGATCTTTATCGCGGCAGCCGTCCTCGTCGCCTATACCTCAAAGGGAAAGCTGGCCGCCGTTGTAGCGCTCATTCCTTTCGTTCTGCTCATCGTCGGCCTCCAGGCCTTCATCTTGGAGCAGAAGGAAGCGACTTTCACGACGTCGTTCTTCTTGGGGATCGCCACGGGTCCACTGATCTTCGATCTGTTCTCTGCAATGTCGCCTGTCGGCCGTCGGACAATGCGTCAGGAAGGCAAGCGAGAGTTCAATCTAGCTCCTGATGTTCGGCCGAAAGGTGGCAGTAGACTGCCTAACCCCTTCAAGGCGCTAAGCGGCCGACAACTCGCCTACACGAGCGGATCGGCAGCGATTACCAGCGCCACTTTCGTGTTCTCACCGGTCGCGATGGCTGTGCTTATGGGCGAAATCGTCGGCAGCCGGATCAAGAACGGTTACGAGCGGCTGACCACTGTCATCACTGTCAGGAATGGAACTACGGAATCGACCTATATCGCCGAGACCCTCATCCCGCTCATCGCCATCGGCCTGCCGCTCTCACCCATGGCCGCCGGGCCCGCGGCACCCCTGTTCAACGCCCCGCCGGTCTACACCCTCGACGCCGAGGCGGGGACGACGAACAATCTCCACGACCTGCTCACGACTAGTCAGTTCGCTCTCTTCTCCGTTATCGCGGCGATCATCGCCGTCGCCATCGCCTACCCTTTCGTGATGACGAACGCTCACCGAGCGGCGACCTGGGTGATGAAGTCGGTCTCCCACGAGGCGATCATCGCCGGGTTCGCAGCTCTCATCTGCGTCATCTGCCTCTATGAAGGCGGTCTGCTGGCGCTCGGAGTGACGATCACTGTCGGACTCGTCGGGGGACTGTTCAACCGGATGATCGGCATGCATGCCGGTGTCCAGTTCATGGGCTACTACGTCGCCGTGCTCACCGTGCCCGCGATCCTCGCACTCTGAGACGCCTTCTGACCGCCACTTTGAAACCGCGGCGTCACCGCCACTGCCGGGTGACGGTACGGACGTCGGTGACCACCTCGGCGATGGCGGAATGGTGCGCATCGACGATCGGATCATGACGGGCACGCCCCTGTGGCCGCGAGGACCTGGAGACGAGCAGGACGTCACGGCGGCAGTCGCTGAGCGGCATCGGGATGACGGTGATGTCCGGGTCGGTCGACAGCGATGATTCGGGGATCATCGCCACCGCCAGACCGGCCGAGATCATCCGGTTGATGGCCGCATAGTCATCCATCCTCATCCCCACGCGGGGTTCGAACCCGGCGCTCAGACAGAAGGAGCGGACCACCTCGTCGATGGCGTCACCGGGGTCGATGCTGAATGCCCAGGTCTGGGAGACAAGCGCTGTGAGGTCGGGTCGGCCATGATCGTCGACGCCGATCGGTCCGATGGTCTTCGGCACGCACAGGTACAGCCGCTCCGAATACAGGTGGGCGGCGGTCAGCGTCGCCGGGATCCACGTTCGTTCGAGATCGGTCGACACGAGCAGGGCGAGGTCGAGGTCCCCGGACTCGAGTCGGGAGACGAGCTTCGCGTGTTCATCCATCGTCACATCCAGGGCCGCGGTGAGCACGTCGGTCCGGTCGCCGGCGACCGCCTCGTCACGGGTCTGCCACCTCGGGCGAGCCTGCAGCTGATCGTGGAGGCGCGGGATGACGCGAGCACCGACGGTGGGCACGGCCCCGATGCGCACCGGCACGGCCTGAGATTCCCGCCAGAGAGCCACCTCGGCACCGAGGCGCTGGCACAGTCCGAGGATCTCCACGGCTCGGGTCACTACGAGGCTGCCCACGGTCGTCGGCTGTGATCCGCGCGGTGTGCGATCGAGCAGAGTCGCGCCGAGGGCACGCTCGAGATTGCGCAGATGATGATTCACCGTCGGCTGGCTCCACTGCAGCGCGGCAGAGGCCGCGGCGACGGATCCGGTGTCGGCCACGGCGCGCAGAGCGGTGAGGCCGCGGGTATCGAGTGGTTCCATTGATCTCCCCCATTGAGTTCAATACTGACTATAGAGCAACAGAGGAAAGTTGCTATTCTCTCCTACCTGCTCGCCTCCTTAATCTGGACGCATGACCGTGCACCAGGACTCCCCCATGCCCCCGGCCCCGCACTCCTCCTCGGGGTCGCCGATGCATCCTGCCCTCACGCAGTCCCGCGCGCCCTACGCCGAAGCTCTGGCGCACGCGGCCGACCGCAACTCGCTGTTCCTGTCCACCCCCGGGCACGGAGGCACGACCGAGGGCATCTCCGCAGGTCAAGCCGAATTCTTCGGCGAGCACACCCTCTCCCTGGACATCCCCCCGCTCTTCGACGGAATCGACCTCGGCGTCGACACCCCGAAGGACGAAGCCCTGCAATTGGCCGCCGAGGCCTGGGGCGCCCGCCGCACCTGGTTCCTCACCAACGGCTCCTCGCAGGGCAACCGCATGGCCGCCCTTGCCATCGGCACCCTCGGGTCCGGCGTCGTCGCCCAACGCAGCGCGCATTCGAGCTTCATCGACGGCATCGTGCTGGCCGGCCTCAACCCCGGCTTCGTCTACCCCAACGTCGACGAAGTCAACGGCATCGCCCACGGCGTCACCCCCGACGCCCTGCGCCGGGCCATCCGCAACCACCCCGAGCCCGTGACCGCCGTCTACCTCGTCACCCCGAGCTACTTCGGCGCCGTGGCCGACGTCGAAGCCCTCGCCGAGGCGGCCCACGAAGCAGGTGCCGCACTGATCATCGACGCCGCCTGGGGTGCCCACTTCGGCTTCCACCCAGACCTGCCGGACTCCCCCGTCACCCAGGGCGCCGACATCGTCATCATGAGCACGCACAAACTCGCGGGCTCGCTCACCCAGTCCGCACTGCTCCACCTCGGCGACACCGAATTCGCCGATCGCCTCGAACCGGCGCTGGCCCGGGCCTTCATGATGACCGCCTCGACGAGCGAGAACGCTCACCTCATGGCCTCGATCGACCTCGCCCGCCGCGCGCTCATGACCTCGACCGAGGCGATCACGGACTCGCTGGAGAACATCCGCCACATCCGCGCGCAGATCGAAGCCACCGACCGCTACCACCTGCTGTCCGGCGAGTTCCTCGGCCATGCCGACGTCGTCGACATCGACCCGTTCCGCCTGCCCATCGACATCACCGCCACCGGACTCGACGGCCACACGGTGCGCAAACGCCTGGCCGAGGAATTCGACATCTTCCCCGAGATGTCGACGGCGACCACCCTCGTCGCCCTCATCGGCATCGGAAAGTCCCCGGACATCGGCCGCCTCATCGATGCCCTGGAGACCCTGCGCCTCGAAACCGCGGACTCCGCCACGGTGACGAGCCCGGCAGTCGCTCTCCCGCCGCTGCCGACGGCCGGCCGGTTGGCGATGACCCCGCGGGAGGCGTATTTCGCCGATTCCGAACTCGTCACCGCCGCCGAGGCGGTCGGACGAGTGAGCGTGAGCTCGCTGGCCGCGTACCCACCCGGCATCCCCAATGTCCTGCCCGGCGAGGAGATCACCGCCGATACCGTCGACTTCCTCCAGGCCGTGGCAGCGAGCCCGTCCGGTCACGTCCGCGGCGCCGTCGATCCCGGACTCGAGACCTATCGGGTCATCAGGAACTGATCTCCGCAGTCACCGTCCGCTCCATGTCCGCCAGTCTCAGTTGACAACGCCATTGGACAAGTGACAGTGCGAATTAGGCAACAATCTTTTTGCTTATTTTCTGGCCCACTGGATGATTTTCAACGAAGGCTACTGCCCTCAGGCGCATTCGGCGTGAACTGTGTCACAATTTTTATTGACACTCCCTGAGTACCAAGCAAGGATATTCGGCATTGTCGAAATCCGACAGCAACTGCCGCGCAGAGTTCGCACCATTCCGGCGACTCGGCCCTGCAACTTGCCCAGCAGCAGCTGAAACGAGGAACCACTGATGTCAGAAGGCCACGACAGACCCGCGCAGAAAGACAAGAAGCCGACCCGCAAGGAACGGCGTGCAATAAAGAAGCAGAAGCGGTTCGAGGCCGATGACTGCATCGTCGTCGAAACCAAATCGATCCGGACCGCCATCGGCGGCACCACAGTCGGCAACTTCATGGAATGGTTCGACTTCGGTGTCTACGGCTACCTGGCCGTGACGATGACCTCCGTCTTCACCGAAGGCATGGACCGACAGATGGGTCTGCTCGTGACCCTCCTCGGCTTCGCCGTGTCCTTCCTCGTCCGCCCGCTCGGCGGCATGGTGCTCGGACCGCTGGGTGACAAGATCGGCCGCCAGAAGGTCCTGTTCTTCACGATGGCCACGATGGCCACCGCCACCGCCCTCATCGGCGTCCTGCCCACCGCGGCCCAGGTCGGCCTGTGGGTGATCATTCCTCTCTACCTGCTCAAGATGATCCAGGGCTTCTCCACCGGCGGCGAGTACGCCGGTGCCACCACCTACGTCTCCGAATTCGCTCCGGACAAGTCCCGCGGCTACTGGGCCTCGTGGCTCGATGTCGGCTCTTACCTGGGCTTCGCCGCCGGCGCCGGAACCGTGGCCATCACGACGGTGATCACCACGTCCATCAACGGCGAGAACGCCATGCTCGACGGCGGCTGGAGGATCCCGTTCCTTCTCGCCATCCCGCTCGGCATCGTCGCCATCTGGTTCCGTCTGAAGATCCCGGAGACCCCGAGCTTCGAGTCGAGCGAGGAAGCCGGCCGCGACGTCAAGGTCAAGGACGACAAGTACGCCCGCCACGGGCTCATCGGGGTCATCCGCCACTTCTGGAAAGAGATCCTCATCGGCATCGCCGTCGTCGCAGGCTCCCAGACTGTCGGCTACGCGCTGACGAGCTTCATGCCCACCTACCTGGAGGAGACCGTCAAGGTCTCGAATGTCCAGGCGGCCGTGGCCACGATTCCGGTTCTCGTCATCATGTCGCTGTGCCTGCCGCTCATCGGCAAGCTCTCCGACAAGCTGGGCCGCAAGTTCGTCTTCCTGGCAGCAGCCATCATGACGATCGTCCTCATCGTTCCCGCGTTCGCCGTCATGCAGATCGGTGAGATGTGGGCAGTGGTCGTGGCTCTGTTCATGGTCGCCCTGCCCGCCGGCTTCTACATCGCCTGCCTGGCCTCGACCCTGCCGGCGCTGTTCCCGACCGCGTCGCGCTACGGAGCGATGGGCCTGACGTTCAACCTCGGCGTCTCCCTGTTCGGCGGCACCACGCCGCTGTTCGCCCAGGCGCTCATCGATGTCACCGACAACTCGTACATGCCCGCGTTCTACATCATGTTCTTCTCGGTCGTCGCACTCGTCGCCGTGCTGCTCATGAAGGAATCGGCGCACCGGCCGCTGCCGGGCTCGTTCCCGACGGTGAACACCCACGAGGAGGCCGAAGAGCTGGCTCGCACCCAGGCCGACAACCCGGACATGGACATCGAATCCATGCCGATCGTCGACATCGATCCCGACAAGGCACCCGCCTGATCGAGGTGAGAACCTGATCGGCCGCGATGCCAGATCGAGTGAAGAAGACGCTGGGCCGTCCCGTTTCGGGGCGGCCCAGCGTCGTTTCGTCGTTTCTCGGTGCGGTTCATGGGCGGGGCAGGCAGCCCAGGGTCTTCTGGCACTGTCTTCTCTGAACTGCTCACGTTCCTCCCTGTGCAGTTGAGGAGAAAGTGTACCGATTCGCCGCAGCGGGCTTCAGCCGTCGGCGTCAGCCGGGACGCGTTTGAAGAAGTAGAGGTTCGACGTGACGAGCTCGGCCGCCTCCGCGGCGTTCCCGGACTCGATGAGGTCGACGATCTTCGGCAGTTCGCGAGCGGAATCTTCCGCGATGGCCCCGATCTGATCCTGGCGTCGGTAGAGGCGCGACTGATCGCGCAGGCGCAGGCTGATCGCGGCGGCGCGCCCGCCGAGTCCGTGCTCGAGCAGAGCCTCATGGAACCTGCGGTCCTGCGTATAGAACTCGGCGTAGTCGCCGGCTTCGACCGCTGTCACGGTCGCTTCGGCGAGACCGCGCAGTCGGGTCACCGCAACGGCCTTCGTCGCCGATCCGCTCGCCGCATCCTCACCTGCCCGCTGGTTGCGACCGACGATGTCTTCGCTGCCGGCCTCGGCCAGGCTGCGGGCGGCGGGGACGGCGAGGAGAACGCGGATGGCGATGATCTCCTCGAGGTCCGCCTCGGTGATGGTGACCAGACGGAAGCCGCGATTGGGCACGGCTTCGACGGTCCCCTCGGTGACGAGCGCCATCATCGCCTCGCGCACCGGACTGAGTGAGATGCCGAGCTGCTTGGCCAGGCCCGCTGCTGAATAGATGCGATCCTCGGCGAGCTCACCGGAGGTGATGGCATCGCGGATGATGCCCAATGCCTGCTCGCGCAGCGATTCGGCCTGCGGTCTCACTCGCTCCATCGCACACTCCTCATCGAATCGCGGTTGCCATGAATTCACAGTCGTGACCGGCTCGCCGACTATTGACAGCATAACCGCGAGATCGCACCATTGAACTAAGTAGTCGGTAATCGATTACCCACCCGGACTCCCCCACGGAGTCACACTCACAGTGTTGTTCCTGCAATGAAGGAGGAACCCATGACCGCCGACCCCTCAACCGGCACACCCGCACCGACCACGGGTGCGACCGACGCGTCCGCCGATCCGCTGCTCCAGCCCTTCGAGCTCGGCAGACTCACGCTGCGCAACCGCATCGTCTCGACCTCGCACGAGCCCGCGTACACCGAACTCGGCATGCCGAAAGACCGCTACCGCCTCTATCACCGGGAGAAGGCCCGCGGCGGTGTCGGTCTGACGATGATCGGCGGTTCGGCCATCGTGTCGAAGGACTCCCCCGCCGCGTTCGGCAACATCGACCTGTCCACCGACGAGGTGGTTCCGTGGCTGTCCGCGATCGCCGGAGACTGCCACGACGAGGGCGCGGCGATCATGATCCAGGCGACCCACTTGGGCCACAGGTCCTCGAACTTCGCCGGCGACTGGCTGCCGTTGGTCTCGGCCTCTCGGACCCGGGAGGCTGCTCACCGGTCGTTCACCAAGGCGCTCGAGGACTTCGATATGGATCGCATCGTCGCGGACTTCGCGTCCGCCGCCGAACGCGTCGCCGCCGCCGGATTCGACGGACTCGAGGTCATGCACGCCGGTCACCTGCTCGATTCCTTCCTCGCCCCGTGGCTCAACGACCGCGACGACGAGTACTCCGGCGAACTGAAGAATCTCATCAAGTTCCCGATGCGCATCATCGACGCCGTGCGTGCATCAGTTCCCAACGACTTCGTCCTCGGCATCCGCATGGCCGTCGACGAGCGCCGCGAAGACGGCATGGACGAAGCGAGGGCCACCGAGATCCTCCGGACCTACACCGATCACGGCATCGACTTCCTCAACCTCAACGTCGGGATGATCAACTCGGACCGTCAGCTCGCCGAGGCGATCCCCGGCATGGGCACCCCCTCGGCCCCCTGGCTCGAGACCTGCCGTCGCATCCGCGAGGCCATCGACATCCCCGTCCTCCACGCCGCACGCATCTCCGACGCCGCGACCGCCCGGTTCGCGATCGCCGATGGCTGCCTCGACCTCGTCGGGATGACCCGGGCGCAGCTGGCCGACCCTCACCTGGCGCGCAAGGTGGCCGAAGGACGTGAGGACGATATCCGTCCCTGCGTCGGCGCCAACATGTGCCTCGACTCCATCTACACCTCCGGTTCGGCCACCTGCATCCACAATCCCGCTACCGGCCGGGAGGCCGATCTGCCGCAGGAGGTTCCCCACGACGTCACGACCGGACCCAAGCATGTCGTCATCATCGGCGCCGGTCCGGCCGGGCTCGAAGCCGCCCGTGTCGCGGCCGTGCGCGGTCACCGGGTGACCCTGCTCGAGGCCGAGGACGCCCCCGGCGGGCAGGTCCGCATCGCCGCCCGCTCGCAGCGCCGCCGCGATCTCATCGGCATCATCGACTGGCGCGTCCAGCAGTGCAGGAAGCACGGCGTCGACTTGCGACTGAACACCTTCGCCGAGGCGGACGACATCCTCGGCCTCGACCCCGACGTCGTCATCGTCGCCACCGGAGGGGTTCCCGATGCCGGATATCCCTTCCGTGAGCAGGGCCCGAGCTTCGACGTCTGGGACGTCATGGACGACCGGCTCAAGTCGAAGCAACGGGTGCTCGTCTTCGACGATCACGGGTTCTACCCGGCGCTCGACGCCGTCGAACGCTTGGCCCGAGCCGGTCAGCAGGTCACCTATGTCAGTCCCGAACGCACGATCGGCATCGACGTCGGGTCGATGAACTCCCCCGCCTATCTTCAGGTGTTCTCCGAATTCGGAGTCGAGGTCCGCCTCGGCGAGCGTTTGGCGAAGAAGCCGCGGATCGAGGGGAAGAAGATCGTGGCGATGCTGCGCAACGACTATTCGGATCGGGAGACGGAGGTCGTCACCGATGCCGTGGTCGTCGACTTCGGGACGACGCCCAACGATGAGGTCTATTTCGAGCTCAAGTCGCAGTCGTCGAACCACGGGGCCACGGATCTCGAAGCGTGGGTGCACGGACGCCCGCAGCCGGAATACGCCGGTGTGACGACCACCCGCCCTGATGCGACGGCAGTCGCGGAACCGACGACCACCTCCGCCACCACCTCCGCTGAGGTGGGGCACCCGTTCACGCTGTATCGGATCGGTGACGCCGTCGCCTCCCGCAATGTGCATGCGGCTGTGTTGGAAGGGCTGAGAGTGGGAATGGGGCTCTGAGCACGATCTGCACGAGTGTGGACTTCCATACTGCCGGCGAACCGTTCCGAATCGTCGCCGAACCCCCGGTCGAGATCCCCGGCGCGAGCGTGGCAGAACGGCGGGAACTGGCCGTGCCGGGCTCGGAAGTCAATGATCTGCGCAGACTGCTGTGCTTCGAACCGCGCGGTCATACGGACATGTACGGCGGATTCATCACCGAACCCGATGACGGTGGGGCTGACTTCGGGGTCCTGTTCTGGCACAAGGACGGCTTCTCCACGGCCTGTGGCCACGGGACGATGGCGCTCGGCGCATGGGCAGTGTCCTCTGGGATCGTCGCCGTCGATCCGTCCGGGACCACGGAGGTCACGATCGACGTGCCCTCGGGTCGAGTGCGCGCGCAGGTGCACACGGCCGCCGAGGGGCGGGCCACCTCGGTGGACTTCGTCAACGTGCCCAGCCGGCTCGTCGCCTCGGGGCTCACTGTGGATACGAGCCTGGGCCAGGTGACGGTCGATCTCGCGTGGGGTGGGGCGATCTACGCGCTCGTCGACGTCGCGCAGTTGGGTGCCGTCGCCGGTTCCACCCAGGACGCCGAGGTGGGCCACCTCGGTGAGGTGAGTTGCGAAGTCGTGCCCGAGAACCTCACCGCGCTCATCGCCGTGGGTAGGGAGGTCAAGGCGGGTCTTGCCGATCATCCGGGCACCGTCCACCCCGAGGATGACCGGCTCTCCGTGCGGGTCGGGAACGGCGGCTCGCGTCGCCGCCCTCCATGCCGCCGGTGAGCTTCGCCCGGGGCAGACGCTCGTCCATGAGTCGATCGTCGGCACGACGTTCCGGGCGCGAGTGCTCGAAGAGACCGATGACGGCGTCGTCCCGGTCGTCACCGGCAGCGCCTACCGGGTGGCCACCTCGACGTTCGAGGTCGACCCGCTCGATGATCTCGTGCCCGGGTTCGTGCTGCGGTGAGAAATTACTCCTCCGCGATCAGTGTTCGAGGATGATCTTTCCGGTCGTCGCCCGGGATTCGAGCGCTGTGAAGGCGGCGGCCACCTCGGCGAGGGGGAACCGGTCGCCGATGCGGACGGTGAGGTCTCCGCTGCGGATCCATTCGAAGATCTCGTCGGTGCGCGAGCGCAGCTCCTCTGGCGTCCTGACGTGGTCGACGACGGTCGGTCGGGTGAGGAAGAGGGAGCCGGAGGCGCTGAGGGTGTTGACGTCGACGGCGGGAACGGGGCCGCTGGCATTGCCGACGACAACGAGGGTCCCGCGCGTGCGCAGGGTCTTGAGGTCGCCTTCGAAGGTCGTCGCGCCGACGCCGTCGAAGATCACCGAGGCTCCTTCTCCGTCTGAGGAGACCTCCCGGATCTTCTCAGCGAAGTCGTCGTAGCCGAAGACGTGGGCGGCGCCATTGGCTCGGGCGATCTCGGCCTTCTCTTCGGTCGAGGTCGTGCCGATCACGGTGGCGCCCTTGGCCGCGGCGATCTGCGTGAGCATCTGCCCGAGCCCGCCGGCCGCGGCGTGGACGACCACGACGTCGCCGGCCGAGATAGGGAAGGTACTCGTGGTCAGGTAGTGGGCGGTGATGCCCTGCATGAGAGCGGCAACCGCGATCTCGTCATCGATATCGTCCGGCAGTGGAACGGCTTTGTCCGCCCTGACGAGGGCAGTGGATGAGAAGCTGCCCTGTCCACCGGTCATCCAGCCGACGCGATCGCCGACGGAGAAGCCGTCGACTCCGGCGCCCACGGCGGTGACCGTGCCGACCCCTTCGACTCCTGGGGCGAACGGTGCTGTGACCGGTGTTCCTCCGCGGCGCTGGACGACGTCGAGGAAGTTCACCCCCGCCAGACTCAGGCTGACCTGCAGCTGTCCGTCGGCCGGCCCAGCGGCACCCGCTGGTGAGTCGTCGGTGACCTCGTACTTCTCGGGTCCCCCGTGTTCGTTGACGATGATCGATGTCATTGCTGCCTCCTCGAAGTCGAATCCGAACCGGACTATAGTCCGTATATGGACGACATTAACGGACCGCAGTCCGGTTATGGAAGAGGGAACGGGAGATTTCTC from Brevibacterium sp. JSBI002 includes the following:
- a CDS encoding hydroxymethylglutaryl-CoA lyase — its product is MTAQLPQQFASSNLPTAVSVCEVSARDGLQSQARTLPASTRLELIRRLSEAGLKTIEAGSFVSPRAVPQMADTRSVLAGLDLDSDIAFPVLVPNRRGLDDAVAAGTKDASVFISVTESFAQANLGGSLKHTTDRSIEVARAATAAGMRVRGYLSMVFGDPWEGAVDPERVATAARRLVDAGCLTISLGDTIGTATPGHVTAVLDSLVGAGIPIDRIALHTHNTYGQALANVYSALQAGVSQFDASAGGIGGCPFARTASGNLATEDLLWMLQGLGIFTGVDIDAVATVSQWLGEQLGIPLPSATSSAVLGR
- a CDS encoding tripartite tricarboxylate transporter permease, giving the protein MALLAGVLFTGIGLISGTDETAIVAPLALLVILIGVPPSGVIAFFLAAIIAKHISHAVPTTLLGIPGDTTAVPMLREAQLLRSLGVPHIALQKAISGGVISVAIAVPLSIVFALVLTPFADAIGAAAPWIFIAAAVLVAYTSKGKLAAVVALIPFVLLIVGLQAFILEQKEATFTTSFFLGIATGPLIFDLFSAMSPVGRRTMRQEGKREFNLAPDVRPKGGSRLPNPFKALSGRQLAYTSGSAAITSATFVFSPVAMAVLMGEIVGSRIKNGYERLTTVITVRNGTTESTYIAETLIPLIAIGLPLSPMAAGPAAPLFNAPPVYTLDAEAGTTNNLHDLLTTSQFALFSVIAAIIAVAIAYPFVMTNAHRAATWVMKSVSHEAIIAGFAALICVICLYEGGLLALGVTITVGLVGGLFNRMIGMHAGVQFMGYYVAVLTVPAILAL
- a CDS encoding LysR family transcriptional regulator, giving the protein MEPLDTRGLTALRAVADTGSVAAASAALQWSQPTVNHHLRNLERALGATLLDRTPRGSQPTTVGSLVVTRAVEILGLCQRLGAEVALWRESQAVPVRIGAVPTVGARVIPRLHDQLQARPRWQTRDEAVAGDRTDVLTAALDVTMDEHAKLVSRLESGDLDLALLVSTDLERTWIPATLTAAHLYSERLYLCVPKTIGPIGVDDHGRPDLTALVSQTWAFSIDPGDAIDEVVRSFCLSAGFEPRVGMRMDDYAAINRMISAGLAVAMIPESSLSTDPDITVIPMPLSDCRRDVLLVSRSSRPQGRARHDPIVDAHHSAIAEVVTDVRTVTRQWR
- a CDS encoding aminotransferase class I/II-fold pyridoxal phosphate-dependent enzyme; translated protein: MTVHQDSPMPPAPHSSSGSPMHPALTQSRAPYAEALAHAADRNSLFLSTPGHGGTTEGISAGQAEFFGEHTLSLDIPPLFDGIDLGVDTPKDEALQLAAEAWGARRTWFLTNGSSQGNRMAALAIGTLGSGVVAQRSAHSSFIDGIVLAGLNPGFVYPNVDEVNGIAHGVTPDALRRAIRNHPEPVTAVYLVTPSYFGAVADVEALAEAAHEAGAALIIDAAWGAHFGFHPDLPDSPVTQGADIVIMSTHKLAGSLTQSALLHLGDTEFADRLEPALARAFMMTASTSENAHLMASIDLARRALMTSTEAITDSLENIRHIRAQIEATDRYHLLSGEFLGHADVVDIDPFRLPIDITATGLDGHTVRKRLAEEFDIFPEMSTATTLVALIGIGKSPDIGRLIDALETLRLETADSATVTSPAVALPPLPTAGRLAMTPREAYFADSELVTAAEAVGRVSVSSLAAYPPGIPNVLPGEEITADTVDFLQAVAASPSGHVRGAVDPGLETYRVIRN
- a CDS encoding MFS transporter gives rise to the protein MSEGHDRPAQKDKKPTRKERRAIKKQKRFEADDCIVVETKSIRTAIGGTTVGNFMEWFDFGVYGYLAVTMTSVFTEGMDRQMGLLVTLLGFAVSFLVRPLGGMVLGPLGDKIGRQKVLFFTMATMATATALIGVLPTAAQVGLWVIIPLYLLKMIQGFSTGGEYAGATTYVSEFAPDKSRGYWASWLDVGSYLGFAAGAGTVAITTVITTSINGENAMLDGGWRIPFLLAIPLGIVAIWFRLKIPETPSFESSEEAGRDVKVKDDKYARHGLIGVIRHFWKEILIGIAVVAGSQTVGYALTSFMPTYLEETVKVSNVQAAVATIPVLVIMSLCLPLIGKLSDKLGRKFVFLAAAIMTIVLIVPAFAVMQIGEMWAVVVALFMVALPAGFYIACLASTLPALFPTASRYGAMGLTFNLGVSLFGGTTPLFAQALIDVTDNSYMPAFYIMFFSVVALVAVLLMKESAHRPLPGSFPTVNTHEEAEELARTQADNPDMDIESMPIVDIDPDKAPA
- a CDS encoding GntR family transcriptional regulator, encoding MERVRPQAESLREQALGIIRDAITSGELAEDRIYSAAGLAKQLGISLSPVREAMMALVTEGTVEAVPNRGFRLVTITEADLEEIIAIRVLLAVPAARSLAEAGSEDIVGRNQRAGEDAASGSATKAVAVTRLRGLAEATVTAVEAGDYAEFYTQDRRFHEALLEHGLGGRAAAISLRLRDQSRLYRRQDQIGAIAEDSARELPKIVDLIESGNAAEAAELVTSNLYFFKRVPADADG
- a CDS encoding FAD-dependent oxidoreductase, whose translation is MTADPSTGTPAPTTGATDASADPLLQPFELGRLTLRNRIVSTSHEPAYTELGMPKDRYRLYHREKARGGVGLTMIGGSAIVSKDSPAAFGNIDLSTDEVVPWLSAIAGDCHDEGAAIMIQATHLGHRSSNFAGDWLPLVSASRTREAAHRSFTKALEDFDMDRIVADFASAAERVAAAGFDGLEVMHAGHLLDSFLAPWLNDRDDEYSGELKNLIKFPMRIIDAVRASVPNDFVLGIRMAVDERREDGMDEARATEILRTYTDHGIDFLNLNVGMINSDRQLAEAIPGMGTPSAPWLETCRRIREAIDIPVLHAARISDAATARFAIADGCLDLVGMTRAQLADPHLARKVAEGREDDIRPCVGANMCLDSIYTSGSATCIHNPATGREADLPQEVPHDVTTGPKHVVIIGAGPAGLEAARVAAVRGHRVTLLEAEDAPGGQVRIAARSQRRRDLIGIIDWRVQQCRKHGVDLRLNTFAEADDILGLDPDVVIVATGGVPDAGYPFREQGPSFDVWDVMDDRLKSKQRVLVFDDHGFYPALDAVERLARAGQQVTYVSPERTIGIDVGSMNSPAYLQVFSEFGVEVRLGERLAKKPRIEGKKIVAMLRNDYSDRETEVVTDAVVVDFGTTPNDEVYFELKSQSSNHGATDLEAWVHGRPQPEYAGVTTTRPDATAVAEPTTTSATTSAEVGHPFTLYRIGDAVASRNVHAAVLEGLRVGMGL